Proteins encoded by one window of Halorubrum ruber:
- a CDS encoding SDR family oxidoreductase — protein MTDLDGAAAVITGASSGIGEATAHALAERGANLVLVARRRDALESVADDVRAAYGVEAVVADGDVRESATSAAAVEAAVDEFGGLDVAVVNAGLARGSDVAEMTDEEYFAMQETNVDGAFFLTREALPHLRESEGTLVAVGSFAGEFPRSFNPVYAATKWWIRGFAHSVAAQAGDDGVAVSVVNPSEVRTEFGSEDGEPFEERFEPGSVTEPEEVAEAIAFAASRPGSSAHEIDLYRRDKYADTM, from the coding sequence ATGACGGACCTCGACGGCGCGGCGGCGGTGATCACCGGAGCGAGCTCGGGAATCGGCGAAGCGACGGCGCACGCGCTCGCGGAGCGCGGCGCGAACCTCGTCCTCGTCGCGCGGCGGCGCGACGCGCTCGAATCGGTCGCGGACGACGTCCGGGCGGCGTACGGCGTCGAGGCGGTCGTCGCCGACGGCGACGTCCGCGAGTCGGCGACGTCGGCGGCGGCGGTCGAGGCCGCGGTCGACGAGTTCGGCGGCCTCGACGTCGCCGTCGTCAACGCGGGGCTCGCCCGCGGGAGCGACGTGGCGGAGATGACCGACGAGGAGTACTTCGCGATGCAGGAGACGAACGTCGACGGGGCGTTCTTTCTCACGCGCGAGGCGCTCCCACACCTCCGGGAGAGCGAGGGAACGCTCGTCGCCGTCGGCAGCTTCGCCGGGGAGTTCCCTCGATCGTTCAACCCCGTGTACGCCGCGACGAAGTGGTGGATCCGCGGGTTCGCCCACAGCGTCGCGGCGCAGGCCGGCGACGACGGCGTGGCGGTCTCGGTGGTCAACCCCTCGGAGGTCCGCACCGAGTTCGGCAGCGAGGACGGGGAGCCGTTCGAGGAGCGGTTCGAGCCCGGGAGCGTCACCGAGCCGGAGGAGGTCGCAGAGGCGATCGCCTTTGCCGCGTCGCGGCCCGGCTCGTCGGCCCACGAGATCGACCTCTACCGACGGGACAAGTACGCCGACACCATGTGA
- a CDS encoding nuclear transport factor 2 family protein, producing the protein MNARETVRSYYDALRAGDPLAPYVADERDGDDPYVKFGVSERLVGSGRIREGLRAQTETTTDWRVESRDLRVTERDDHAWFSDAVAMAWTDAETGRRREFDTRWSGTLARRDDGWRFVGLHVSAAVDF; encoded by the coding sequence ATGAACGCACGCGAGACCGTCCGCTCGTACTACGACGCGCTTCGGGCGGGCGACCCGCTGGCGCCGTACGTCGCCGACGAGCGCGACGGCGACGACCCGTACGTCAAGTTCGGCGTCTCAGAGCGGCTCGTCGGGAGCGGCCGGATCCGCGAGGGACTCCGGGCGCAGACCGAGACCACGACGGACTGGCGCGTGGAAAGCCGCGATCTCCGCGTCACGGAGCGCGACGACCACGCGTGGTTCAGCGACGCGGTCGCGATGGCGTGGACGGACGCGGAAACGGGGCGACGCCGAGAGTTCGACACCCGCTGGAGCGGGACGCTCGCGCGGCGGGACGACGGGTGGCGCTTCGTCGGCCTCCACGTGAGCGCCGCCGTCGACTTCTGA
- a CDS encoding transcriptional regulator, translating into METTRQRIADALREEPRTASDLAEALSLPTPVVYEHLEHVSRSVREGNDGSEGDADEEFLVAPPTCRECGFDGFDDPVNEPSRCPECKSERIEEPAFVIR; encoded by the coding sequence ATGGAGACGACACGCCAGCGGATCGCCGACGCGCTCCGCGAGGAGCCCCGGACGGCGAGCGACCTCGCTGAGGCGCTGTCGCTGCCGACGCCGGTCGTGTACGAACACCTCGAACACGTCTCGCGGTCGGTGCGAGAGGGAAACGACGGCAGCGAAGGCGACGCGGACGAGGAGTTCCTCGTCGCGCCGCCGACCTGCCGCGAGTGCGGCTTCGACGGCTTCGACGACCCAGTCAACGAGCCCTCGCGGTGTCCCGAGTGTAAGAGCGAGCGGATCGAAGAGCCGGCATTCGTGATCCGGTAG
- a CDS encoding enoyl-CoA hydratase/isomerase family protein: protein MTRDTIDFDVDDRGVATITVDRPEQLNALTVETLEAIEGALDEAADRDARVLVIAGAGDDAFVAGADISYMVDMSTPEAQAYAELGHRVAEAIETFPAPTIAAVDGYAFGGGCELALACDLRVAAESAVLGQTEIDLGIIPGWGGTQRLPALVGDEVARRLIFLGERIDAAEAAEVGFVGEVVADAEFDDRIDELAGELAAKPATALRAAKEALNAAGEGSASTGLALERRAWAGLFGTHDQREGMEAFLEKREPEFE, encoded by the coding sequence ATGACTCGGGATACCATCGACTTCGACGTCGACGACCGCGGGGTCGCGACGATCACCGTCGACCGACCGGAACAGCTCAACGCGCTCACCGTCGAGACGCTCGAAGCGATCGAGGGGGCGTTAGACGAGGCCGCCGACCGCGACGCCCGCGTCCTCGTGATCGCCGGCGCGGGCGACGACGCGTTCGTCGCGGGCGCGGACATCTCCTACATGGTCGACATGTCGACGCCCGAGGCGCAGGCGTACGCAGAGCTCGGCCACCGCGTCGCGGAGGCCATCGAGACGTTCCCGGCGCCGACGATCGCCGCGGTCGACGGGTACGCCTTCGGCGGGGGCTGCGAACTCGCCTTGGCCTGTGACCTCCGCGTCGCCGCCGAGAGCGCGGTCCTCGGACAGACGGAGATCGACCTCGGCATCATTCCGGGCTGGGGCGGCACCCAGCGGCTCCCGGCGCTCGTCGGCGACGAGGTCGCCCGCCGGCTGATCTTCCTCGGCGAGCGGATCGACGCGGCCGAGGCGGCCGAGGTCGGCTTCGTCGGCGAGGTCGTCGCCGACGCAGAGTTCGACGACCGGATCGACGAGCTGGCGGGCGAGTTAGCCGCGAAGCCCGCGACCGCGCTGCGAGCCGCGAAGGAGGCGCTCAACGCGGCCGGCGAGGGGTCGGCGTCGACCGGGCTGGCCTTGGAGCGCCGGGCGTGGGCCGGCCTGTTCGGCACGCACGACCAGCGCGAGGGGATGGAGGCGTTCTTGGAGAAGCGCGAGCCGGAGTTCGAGTAG
- a CDS encoding sugar phosphate nucleotidyltransferase, with product MKAVVLAGGYATRLWPITEHRPKMFLPVGENTVIDEIFEDLEADDRVDEVFVSTNERFADTFAEYLADSPFEKPTLSVEETVEEDEKFGVVGALEQLVDREGVDDDLIVVAGDNMISFDLGDFADFFHDKGTPTLAAYDVGDRERAKSYGLVQLDGDEVIDFQEKPEDPQSTLVSIACYAFPAETLPKLTTYLEDDNNPDEPGWFLQWLQQRGPVHAYTFDGAWFDIGTADSYLDAVEYALDGGTLVADDATVEGSDLGDVVHVMSGATVTDSTLDRAVVFEDATITDSEVRNSVIDTGATLEGVDLSGALIGSHTSITEGDDF from the coding sequence ATGAAAGCTGTCGTACTCGCGGGTGGCTACGCGACCAGGCTCTGGCCGATCACCGAACACCGGCCGAAGATGTTCCTCCCGGTGGGCGAGAACACCGTCATCGACGAGATATTCGAGGACTTGGAGGCCGACGACCGGGTCGACGAGGTGTTCGTCTCGACGAACGAGCGCTTCGCCGACACGTTCGCGGAGTACCTCGCGGACAGTCCCTTCGAGAAGCCGACGCTCTCGGTGGAGGAGACCGTCGAGGAAGACGAGAAGTTCGGCGTCGTGGGGGCGCTCGAACAGCTCGTCGACCGCGAGGGCGTCGACGACGACCTGATCGTCGTCGCCGGCGACAACATGATCAGCTTCGATCTCGGCGACTTCGCCGACTTCTTCCACGACAAGGGGACGCCGACGCTGGCCGCCTACGACGTGGGCGACCGCGAGCGCGCGAAGTCGTACGGGCTCGTCCAGCTCGACGGCGACGAGGTGATCGACTTCCAAGAGAAGCCCGAGGACCCGCAGTCGACACTCGTCTCCATCGCCTGCTACGCGTTCCCCGCGGAGACGCTCCCGAAGCTCACCACGTACCTCGAAGACGACAACAACCCCGACGAGCCGGGCTGGTTCCTCCAGTGGCTCCAGCAGCGCGGGCCGGTCCACGCGTACACCTTCGACGGCGCGTGGTTCGACATCGGCACCGCCGACAGCTACCTCGACGCGGTTGAGTACGCCCTCGACGGCGGCACGCTCGTCGCCGACGACGCGACCGTCGAGGGGAGCGACCTCGGCGACGTGGTCCACGTCATGTCGGGCGCGACGGTGACCGACTCGACGCTCGATCGCGCGGTCGTGTTCGAGGACGCGACGATCACCGACTCCGAGGTCCGCAACTCCGTGATCGACACGGGCGCCACCTTAGAGGGCGTCGACCTCTCCGGCGCGCTGATCGGCTCGCACACCTCGATCACCGAGGGCGACGACTTCTAA
- a CDS encoding YgaP family membrane protein: MKRNIGRIDAMARVIGGVAVVVLAVLVATTDVSVPVVSAVGLAVAGAVLVVEGATRRCLLYRVLGIDRCPVD, from the coding sequence GTGAAACGAAACATCGGCCGAATCGACGCGATGGCGCGAGTCATCGGCGGCGTCGCCGTCGTGGTCCTCGCGGTCCTCGTCGCGACGACGGACGTCAGCGTGCCCGTCGTCTCCGCCGTCGGGCTCGCGGTCGCCGGCGCCGTGCTCGTCGTCGAGGGCGCCACGCGGCGGTGTCTGCTGTACCGCGTCCTCGGGATCGACCGCTGTCCGGTGGACTGA
- a CDS encoding MFS transporter: MSNATAGASRTQFWALYLTRFAEGFGFITLITLLGTYINALDPQATTVLGVTVSAGFVIGMYTTGFTLAQTVAVVPLAWAGDRFDKRTVLLGVLAVGTGVYALFPLVDSSGSFILVRALQGLVVTGTGLMTLSLVGQIADVGARADKIGKANAASFAASIVGSLSAGAMYDAVGFGPIFAVIAALMVAAWAVTWLFLDDDDTRVEGFPFSDLAVNRRILTMTTFRAQYAFAVTMVRTWVPIYVSTEMAAGGLGVTGIAIGVTVTAEKATNMVGQLFTGRLSDAYGRSLFVFAGGGAYGVIAMAIPFSAAIGSALGAGVTLPILGDLPPAYLPLVAFSGLLGVADSFREPASMALFADEGTDDGGVASSFGIRELVWRPGSVAGPLIAGWLMVEVSMGSVFYVGGAFAITGVLAFLAILTHDHGRAALTAW; the protein is encoded by the coding sequence GTGAGCAACGCGACGGCCGGGGCGAGCCGAACGCAGTTCTGGGCGCTCTACCTCACGCGGTTCGCCGAGGGGTTCGGGTTCATCACGCTCATCACCCTGTTGGGGACGTACATCAACGCGCTCGACCCGCAAGCGACGACGGTGCTGGGCGTCACGGTCTCGGCCGGGTTCGTCATCGGGATGTACACGACGGGGTTCACGCTCGCGCAGACCGTCGCCGTGGTGCCGCTGGCGTGGGCGGGCGACCGCTTCGACAAGCGGACCGTCCTGCTCGGCGTGCTCGCGGTCGGCACCGGCGTGTACGCGTTGTTCCCGCTCGTCGACTCGTCGGGGTCGTTCATCCTCGTGCGCGCGCTCCAGGGGCTCGTAGTCACCGGCACGGGGCTGATGACGTTATCGCTGGTCGGGCAGATCGCCGACGTGGGAGCGCGCGCCGACAAGATCGGGAAGGCGAACGCCGCCTCCTTCGCGGCCTCGATCGTCGGGTCGCTGTCGGCCGGCGCGATGTACGACGCGGTCGGCTTCGGCCCCATCTTCGCGGTCATCGCGGCGTTGATGGTCGCCGCGTGGGCCGTGACGTGGCTCTTCCTCGACGACGACGACACGCGCGTCGAGGGGTTCCCGTTCTCGGACCTGGCCGTCAACCGGCGGATCCTCACGATGACGACGTTCCGCGCCCAGTACGCCTTCGCCGTGACGATGGTGCGGACGTGGGTCCCGATCTACGTCAGCACGGAGATGGCCGCCGGCGGCCTCGGCGTCACCGGGATCGCCATCGGCGTCACCGTCACCGCCGAGAAGGCGACCAACATGGTCGGCCAGCTGTTCACGGGGCGGCTCTCGGACGCGTACGGCCGGTCGCTGTTCGTCTTCGCCGGGGGCGGCGCCTACGGCGTGATCGCGATGGCGATCCCGTTTTCGGCGGCCATCGGGAGCGCGCTCGGCGCCGGCGTGACGCTCCCGATCCTCGGCGACCTGCCGCCCGCGTACCTCCCGCTCGTCGCGTTCTCCGGGCTGCTCGGCGTCGCGGACTCCTTCCGCGAGCCGGCGAGCATGGCGCTGTTCGCCGACGAGGGCACCGACGACGGCGGCGTCGCCTCCAGCTTCGGTATCCGCGAACTCGTCTGGCGGCCGGGCTCCGTGGCCGGGCCGCTGATCGCCGGCTGGCTGATGGTCGAGGTGAGCATGGGCTCCGTCTTCTACGTCGGCGGCGCGTTCGCGATCACCGGCGTGCTCGCCTTCCTCGCGATCCTCACGCACGACCACGGGCGTGCGGCGCTGACGGCGTGGTAG
- a CDS encoding DHH family phosphoesterase produces MSSGASGSARTRYAILGCGSVGHAVAEELTERGKDVLILDRDESRVEALRDQDLNARVQDIAEPDVVDELDDRDIVLILASDVEANKAAVSAVRETGGDHYVVVRASDPVSEDELRERGADVVINPSTVIADSALQSLETGELEYMARQLAEIIEEGGDRMAILTHDNPEPDSIASATALQAIAEAFGVDADIIYSGDVGHQENRAFVNLLGIDLLARGEAPPLSEYETVAAVDLAKAAAEDLDLDVSIDIYLDHLESEVPFDARFVDVRTNVSSTSTILTKYLQEFDQSPSEAVATALLYGIRAETLDFKRDTTPADLTAAAYLHPFANHDTLEQVESPSMSPETLDVLAEAIQNREVQGSHLFSTAGFIRDREALAQAAQHLLNLEGITTTAVLGIADEKIYLAARSKDIRLNIGNVLDEAFSEMGDAAGHSTQGSLEIPLGIFTGIEASGENRDTLLHLTEEAVRRKLFDALGVEGGSGDNSNGS; encoded by the coding sequence ATGAGTAGTGGGGCATCCGGATCCGCGCGGACCCGGTACGCGATCCTCGGCTGTGGGAGCGTCGGGCACGCCGTCGCTGAGGAACTGACCGAGCGCGGGAAGGACGTCCTCATCCTCGACCGCGACGAGAGCCGGGTGGAGGCGCTCCGCGACCAGGACCTCAACGCGCGCGTTCAGGACATCGCCGAGCCGGACGTCGTCGATGAGCTCGACGACCGCGACATCGTGTTGATCCTCGCCAGCGACGTGGAGGCGAACAAGGCCGCCGTCTCCGCGGTCAGGGAGACCGGGGGCGACCACTACGTCGTCGTCCGGGCCTCCGACCCCGTCAGCGAGGACGAGCTGCGCGAGCGCGGCGCGGACGTGGTGATCAACCCCTCGACGGTGATCGCCGACAGCGCGCTTCAGTCGCTGGAGACCGGCGAGCTGGAGTACATGGCCCGCCAGCTCGCGGAGATCATCGAGGAGGGGGGCGACCGGATGGCGATCCTCACCCACGACAACCCCGAGCCGGACTCGATCGCGTCCGCGACCGCGCTTCAGGCGATCGCGGAGGCGTTCGGCGTCGACGCCGACATCATCTACTCCGGCGATGTCGGCCATCAGGAGAACCGGGCGTTCGTCAACCTCCTCGGGATCGACCTGCTCGCCCGCGGCGAGGCGCCGCCGCTCTCGGAGTACGAGACGGTCGCGGCCGTCGACCTCGCGAAGGCCGCCGCCGAGGACCTCGACCTCGACGTGTCGATCGACATCTACCTCGACCACCTGGAGTCGGAGGTGCCGTTCGACGCGCGCTTCGTCGACGTGCGCACCAACGTCTCCTCGACGTCGACGATCCTCACGAAGTACCTCCAGGAGTTCGACCAGTCGCCCTCCGAGGCGGTGGCGACCGCCCTCCTCTACGGGATCCGCGCCGAGACGCTCGACTTCAAGCGGGACACGACCCCCGCCGACCTGACCGCCGCCGCGTACCTCCACCCGTTCGCGAACCACGACACGCTCGAACAGGTGGAGTCGCCGTCGATGAGCCCGGAGACGCTGGACGTGCTGGCGGAGGCGATCCAGAACCGCGAGGTCCAGGGGAGCCACCTCTTTTCGACGGCCGGGTTCATCCGCGACCGCGAGGCGCTCGCGCAGGCCGCGCAACATCTCCTCAATCTGGAGGGGATCACGACGACGGCCGTGCTGGGCATCGCCGACGAGAAGATCTACCTCGCGGCGCGCTCGAAGGACATCCGGCTGAACATCGGCAACGTCCTCGACGAGGCGTTCTCCGAGATGGGCGACGCCGCCGGCCACTCGACGCAGGGCTCCTTAGAGATCCCGCTCGGCATCTTCACCGGCATCGAGGCGAGCGGCGAGAACCGGGACACGCTCCTCCACCTCACCGAGGAGGCGGTCCGCCGGAAGCTGTTCGACGCGCTCGGCGTTGAGGGCGGAAGCGGCGACAACTCGAACGGGTCCTGA
- a CDS encoding type 1 glutamine amidotransferase domain-containing protein — translation MTEALFVVSEEGYWAEECIEPLTTLEAEGVDVTVATPSGSPPVVDERSLDPEAAGGEERVAELREVDEEHPELNDPEPIATVDAADYDAVVFPGGHGTVWDVNQDRHARQLLLDAVAGDEGVALVVCHAVGILAFTREADGTPLVEGRAVTGFPNEWEADIVDENDVMPDGRKLPYWVEDEVVLAGADFDAELDADESVTVDGDLITARGPGSSAAAAATLLDEL, via the coding sequence ATGACTGAAGCGCTGTTCGTCGTGAGCGAGGAAGGGTACTGGGCCGAGGAGTGTATCGAGCCGCTGACGACGCTGGAGGCGGAGGGCGTCGACGTGACGGTTGCGACGCCCTCGGGGTCGCCGCCGGTCGTCGACGAGCGCTCGCTCGACCCCGAGGCCGCAGGGGGCGAGGAGCGAGTCGCGGAGCTCCGCGAGGTCGACGAGGAGCATCCCGAGCTGAACGACCCCGAACCGATCGCGACGGTGGACGCCGCCGACTACGACGCGGTCGTCTTCCCCGGCGGCCACGGCACCGTCTGGGACGTGAACCAGGACCGCCACGCCCGTCAGCTCCTGCTCGACGCGGTCGCGGGCGACGAGGGTGTCGCCCTGGTCGTCTGTCACGCGGTCGGGATTCTCGCGTTCACGCGCGAGGCCGACGGAACGCCGCTCGTCGAGGGGCGCGCCGTCACCGGGTTCCCCAACGAGTGGGAAGCGGACATCGTCGACGAGAACGATGTGATGCCCGACGGCCGGAAGCTCCCGTACTGGGTCGAAGACGAGGTCGTCCTCGCGGGCGCCGACTTCGACGCCGAGCTCGACGCCGACGAGAGCGTCACGGTCGACGGCGACCTGATCACCGCCCGCGGCCCGGGCTCCTCCGCGGCCGCGGCCGCGACGCTGCTCGACGAACTGTAG
- a CDS encoding tyrosine-type recombinase/integrase: MTTDLKPIDPQEAKEWYLENRRGELADATYKAHKYRLSPFVEWCDTEGDVSNINDLSGRHFHQYKKWRREKGDCNKVTMATQLSTLKVFIDFCESIDAVRPGLSDYIDPPTMKNKEDVNDDYVDAETAQAIIEYQRNFNYSQREHVIFELLWHTGMRNGALRAIDLDDFDQDERTLEVHHRPDRGTPLKNGKEGQRVVSLKPKVNQIVRDYIDHHRFGKTDDYGREPLLTTRQGRISKTSIRSNCYRATRPCEYGLDCPHDRNPDDCEAASSYHAASKCPSSHASHSLRKGAITHARRSEVPIEAVSERMDVSADVLKKHYDKRTKRQEMKNRRGYFDNI, encoded by the coding sequence ATGACAACCGATCTCAAGCCGATCGATCCGCAGGAAGCAAAGGAGTGGTATCTCGAAAACCGTCGCGGTGAATTGGCGGATGCGACCTACAAAGCGCACAAGTATCGACTCTCTCCCTTCGTGGAGTGGTGCGATACCGAAGGAGACGTGAGCAACATAAACGACCTAAGCGGTCGGCACTTCCACCAGTACAAGAAGTGGCGACGAGAGAAGGGCGACTGTAACAAGGTCACGATGGCGACGCAACTGAGTACGCTCAAGGTCTTCATCGACTTCTGCGAAAGCATTGACGCAGTCCGTCCCGGTCTGTCCGACTACATCGATCCGCCGACAATGAAGAACAAGGAGGATGTGAACGACGACTACGTCGATGCGGAAACCGCTCAGGCGATTATCGAGTACCAACGGAACTTCAACTACTCCCAACGCGAACACGTCATCTTCGAGCTACTGTGGCACACGGGGATGCGAAACGGTGCGCTTCGAGCTATCGATCTCGACGACTTCGACCAAGATGAGCGCACTCTCGAAGTACATCACCGTCCGGATCGAGGAACCCCGCTTAAGAACGGGAAAGAAGGCCAGCGTGTCGTCTCTCTCAAACCGAAGGTCAATCAGATCGTGCGGGATTACATCGACCATCACCGATTCGGTAAAACGGACGATTATGGACGCGAACCGCTACTAACGACTCGCCAAGGCCGCATCTCGAAGACGTCCATTCGGAGCAACTGCTACCGTGCTACTCGCCCCTGCGAGTATGGGCTTGACTGTCCCCACGATAGAAACCCCGACGACTGCGAGGCCGCAAGTTCCTATCACGCGGCCTCAAAGTGTCCGTCCTCCCACGCTTCGCACTCGTTGAGGAAAGGAGCAATCACGCACGCACGAAGGAGCGAAGTTCCGATCGAAGCGGTGTCAGAGCGGATGGACGTGAGTGCTGACGTGCTGAAGAAGCACTACGACAAGCGCACTAAGAGACAGGAAATGAAGAACCGACGGGGTTACTTCGACAACATCTAA
- the hpt gene encoding hypoxanthine/guanine phosphoribosyltransferase has product MDQLRQSLLDAPIIEKGEYQYFVHPISDGVPMLEPELLREIVIRIIRKAELENVDKIVTPAAMGIHISTALSLMTDIPLVVIRKRQYGLDGEVPLFQETGYSESEMYINDVEEGDRVLVLDDVLSTGGTMKAILDALTDEVGAEVVDVVAVIKKAGPNELDDTDYNVKTLINVTVEDGEVVIVDAQGDE; this is encoded by the coding sequence ATGGACCAGTTGCGGCAGTCGCTCCTCGACGCGCCGATCATCGAGAAAGGCGAGTACCAGTACTTCGTCCACCCGATCAGCGACGGCGTCCCGATGCTCGAACCGGAGCTGCTCCGGGAGATCGTCATCCGGATCATCCGGAAGGCCGAGCTGGAGAACGTCGACAAGATCGTCACCCCCGCGGCGATGGGGATCCACATCTCCACCGCGCTCTCTTTGATGACCGACATCCCCCTCGTCGTCATCCGGAAGCGCCAGTACGGCCTCGACGGCGAGGTGCCGCTGTTCCAAGAGACCGGCTACTCCGAGTCTGAGATGTACATCAACGACGTCGAGGAGGGCGACCGCGTGCTCGTGCTCGACGACGTGCTCTCGACGGGCGGCACGATGAAGGCCATCCTCGACGCGCTCACCGACGAGGTCGGCGCGGAGGTCGTCGACGTGGTCGCCGTGATCAAGAAGGCCGGCCCGAACGAGCTCGACGACACCGATTACAACGTGAAGACGCTGATCAACGTCACCGTCGAGGACGGCGAGGTCGTGATCGTCGACGCCCAGGGCGACGAATAA